One segment of Vagococcus martis DNA contains the following:
- a CDS encoding ISNCY family transposase: MNETKKYQVIKAVAENKKQKKRASVELNLSIRQINRLVKSYRENGKSAFVHINRGRKNKHSVPEKVKQQIITSYQSFSIKPNIKHFTEILKNDHHICYTDTTIRSILYKEKILSPKAQKKTKRRLKQLIKQEGQQTKQSENLLVPRAEDYLELPEKTHPSRPRKKYKGELIQLDASSYNWFGNQITHLHLAIDDASGNIVGAYFDQQETLNGYYHVLHQILTKQGIPATFLTDKRTVFEYNRKSTKAVEEDTFTQFGFACHQLGIDIKTSSIPQAKGRVERLNGTVQSRLPVDLEIANIHSIEEANQFLSVWIRKFNRQFGHKTAESVYETSPTTAEINLLLATVSHRIVDNGHHIKYQNKFYLPTEGGSDKYFTRKTKALIIKAFNGEIYVNIAEKIYPTRRLKNHETYSKEFDGVSSDIKKERRKYIPPQSHPWKLESFKRYLQSIDRTIEEYEAEKTA, translated from the coding sequence ATGAATGAAACCAAAAAGTATCAAGTTATTAAAGCTGTCGCTGAAAATAAAAAACAAAAAAAGAGAGCTAGTGTTGAACTTAATTTATCTATACGACAAATTAACCGTTTAGTGAAATCATACAGGGAAAATGGTAAATCAGCATTTGTCCATATAAATCGAGGGAGAAAAAATAAGCACTCTGTGCCTGAAAAAGTAAAACAACAAATAATCACTAGTTATCAATCGTTTAGTATTAAACCAAATATTAAGCATTTTACTGAAATACTGAAAAACGACCATCATATCTGTTATACAGATACTACAATTAGAAGCATCCTGTACAAAGAAAAAATACTTTCACCAAAGGCTCAAAAAAAGACAAAAAGAAGACTCAAACAATTAATAAAGCAAGAAGGTCAACAAACCAAACAATCAGAGAACCTATTGGTTCCAAGAGCTGAAGACTACCTAGAACTCCCTGAAAAGACCCATCCTAGTCGACCTAGAAAAAAATACAAAGGAGAATTAATTCAATTAGATGCTAGTTCATATAATTGGTTTGGAAATCAAATAACTCATCTTCATTTAGCTATTGACGACGCATCAGGTAATATTGTTGGCGCTTATTTTGACCAACAGGAAACGCTCAATGGTTATTACCATGTTCTTCATCAAATTCTGACAAAACAAGGGATTCCTGCCACTTTTCTAACAGATAAACGAACCGTCTTTGAGTACAACAGAAAATCAACAAAAGCTGTAGAAGAAGATACGTTCACGCAGTTTGGGTTTGCTTGTCATCAATTAGGTATTGACATAAAAACATCCTCTATTCCTCAAGCAAAAGGTCGTGTAGAACGTTTAAATGGGACAGTGCAATCAAGATTGCCTGTTGATCTTGAGATAGCAAATATACATTCTATAGAGGAGGCTAATCAATTTCTATCTGTATGGATTCGAAAGTTTAATCGACAATTTGGTCACAAAACTGCAGAAAGTGTTTATGAAACTTCTCCTACAACAGCTGAAATTAATTTATTACTAGCTACTGTCTCTCATCGTATAGTCGATAATGGCCATCATATTAAGTATCAAAATAAATTTTATCTTCCAACGGAAGGTGGTAGCGACAAATATTTTACAAGGAAAACGAAAGCATTAATTATAAAAGCTTTTAACGGGGAGATTTATGTTAATATAGCAGAAAAAATTTATCCTACTAGACGATTAAAAAACCACGAGACCTATTCAAAAGAGTTTGATGGGGTTTCTTCAGATATAAAAAAAGAAAGACGCAAGTACATTCCACCACAGTCACATCCGTGGAAACTTGAGTCTTTCAAAAGGTATCTTCAAAGTATTGACCGTACTATCGAAGAATATGAGGCTGAAAAAACAGCCTGA
- a CDS encoding cold-shock protein: MANGTVKWFNAEKGFGFITQEGGEDVFAHFSAIQGDGFKTLEEGQEVTFDVEEGQRGLQATNIVKA; this comes from the coding sequence ATGGCAAACGGAACTGTAAAATGGTTTAACGCTGAAAAAGGTTTTGGTTTTATCACTCAAGAAGGTGGAGAAGATGTATTTGCACATTTCTCAGCTATCCAAGGTGACGGATTCAAAACTTTAGAAGAAGGTCAAGAAGTGACTTTTGATGTTGAAGAAGGTCAACGTGGACTTCAAGCAACTAACATCGTTAAAGCTTAA
- a CDS encoding pentapeptide repeat-containing protein — translation MKRNHPILIKDKLEDKACFPEDLSNNTLDNLQFMHVTKEDTAQINRLILDKNHWQKTTFSNQQCEAIEISDTIFDSCDFSNTELIDSSFHRVLFKNCRLTGVNFADSYLSHCEFRQCTMPYTSFNFAKIRYTGWLSSDLSLSEFSDLDWKHCEFNDCHLENSTWLNTTFSGLNLSSCHFEQLYFSPDKIQGLIVNMDQMISIGLALGMVIDEPLDSSK, via the coding sequence ATGAAACGAAATCACCCTATTCTAATAAAAGATAAACTAGAAGATAAAGCATGTTTTCCAGAAGATTTATCTAATAATACCCTTGATAATTTACAATTTATGCATGTTACCAAAGAAGATACTGCCCAAATTAATCGGTTAATCCTTGATAAAAATCATTGGCAAAAAACGACATTTTCCAATCAACAGTGTGAGGCTATTGAAATTAGCGACACGATTTTTGATTCCTGTGATTTCTCCAATACGGAATTGATTGACAGTTCGTTTCATCGTGTTCTGTTTAAAAATTGTCGTTTAACTGGTGTTAACTTTGCTGATTCTTACCTAAGTCACTGCGAATTTAGGCAATGTACTATGCCTTACACCTCTTTTAACTTTGCTAAAATTAGATATACAGGATGGTTATCTTCTGACTTATCCCTTTCTGAGTTTTCTGACTTAGATTGGAAGCATTGTGAATTTAATGACTGCCACCTTGAAAATTCCACTTGGCTAAACACTACTTTTTCTGGATTAAATTTATCTAGTTGTCACTTTGAACAGCTATACTTTTCTCCTGATAAAATACAAGGACTTATCGTAAATATGGATCAAATGATTAGCATTGGTTTAGCTCTTGGTATGGTAATCGACGAGCCACTTGATTCAAGCAAATAA
- the infC gene encoding translation initiation factor IF-3, which translates to MTIAKDNMVNDGIRARELRLIAVDGEQLGVKSKVEALRIAQEANLDLVLVSPNAKPPVAKIMDYGKFRFEQQKKEREARKKQKVINVKEVRLSPTIDVNDFNTKLRNARKFLEKGDKVKASIRFKGRAITHKEIGQNVLNRLADETNDISVVEQKAKMDGRSMFIMLAPKTDK; encoded by the coding sequence ATGACCATAGCAAAAGATAATATGGTGAATGACGGCATTCGTGCAAGAGAACTACGTTTAATTGCAGTAGACGGAGAACAGCTAGGTGTTAAATCTAAAGTAGAAGCTTTAAGAATTGCTCAAGAGGCAAATCTTGATCTCGTTTTAGTGTCACCAAACGCTAAACCACCAGTTGCAAAAATCATGGATTATGGAAAATTCCGTTTTGAGCAACAGAAAAAGGAACGCGAAGCCCGTAAGAAGCAAAAAGTCATTAATGTAAAAGAGGTTCGTTTGAGCCCAACGATAGATGTCAATGATTTTAATACCAAGTTGCGTAACGCGCGTAAATTCCTTGAAAAAGGTGATAAAGTGAAAGCTTCTATCCGATTTAAAGGTCGTGCGATTACCCATAAAGAAATTGGTCAGAACGTCTTAAATCGCTTAGCGGATGAAACAAATGACATCTCAGTTGTTGAACAGAAAGCGAAAATGGATGGTAGAAGTATGTTTATCATGCTTGCACCAAAAACAGATAAGTAG
- the rpmI gene encoding 50S ribosomal protein L35, whose product MPKMKTHRGLAKRVKRTGGGGLKRHRAFTSHRFHGKTKKQRRQLRRPAMVSKGDYKRIRQQLTRMK is encoded by the coding sequence ATGCCAAAAATGAAAACACACCGTGGATTAGCAAAACGTGTAAAACGTACTGGTGGTGGAGGACTTAAAAGACATCGCGCATTTACTAGTCACCGTTTCCATGGAAAAACTAAAAAACAACGTCGTCAATTACGTCGTCCAGCAATGGTATCAAAAGGCGATTACAAACGTATTCGTCAACAATTGACTCGCATGAAATAA
- the rplT gene encoding 50S ribosomal protein L20 has translation MARVKGGTVTRQRRKKVLKLAKGYYGSKHTLYKTAKEQVMTSYTYAFRDRRQTKRNFRKLWIARINAAARMNGLSYSKFMHGLKLANIDMNRKMLADIAIHDAEAFTTLADQAKAALAK, from the coding sequence ATGGCACGTGTAAAAGGTGGAACAGTAACTCGCCAACGTCGTAAAAAAGTGCTTAAGTTAGCTAAAGGCTACTATGGCTCAAAACATACATTATATAAAACAGCAAAAGAACAAGTGATGACTTCTTATACATACGCATTTAGAGATCGTCGTCAAACAAAACGTAACTTCCGTAAATTATGGATTGCTCGTATTAACGCAGCAGCTCGTATGAATGGTTTAAGTTATTCTAAATTTATGCATGGTTTAAAATTAGCAAACATTGATATGAACCGTAAAATGTTAGCTGATATCGCTATTCATGATGCAGAAGCATTTACAACATTAGCGGACCAAGCAAAAGCTGCTTTAGCTAAATAA
- a CDS encoding site-specific integrase, translated as MATQIKKYTKKDGTTAYMFKKYLGIDPITGKQRETTRRGFKSVKEAKLALSRLEVEIAENGLKQNKPIRTYSELCNDWFNLIYKKRVKESTFWNTKTIFDTHIIPVLGHLKVNKITVQMCQQYANDWSDSSPKRYKRLINYAGMVFKYAVSIGELKDNPMDNIIIPTIEVEEKKANFLSKEELVFFLEQLKQNWDYKRFAFFFLLSHTGMRKGEALAIQWRDIDLSNKTLTINKTLAVGKNGSLLVQTPKTKTSIRTIGLDDNTIEVLKQWKKFQAKELSLLQFIPSVDQLVFSKSDTNTLLDPGAPRNWLDTFYRKFPTFKRITVHQLRHTHASLLFMAKADMKQVQSRLGHSSLSTTYSVYTHLSEEIEKDTANLFADFMTDKNNLGQSLGQKKYPLD; from the coding sequence ATGGCAACACAAATAAAAAAATATACAAAAAAAGATGGAACAACTGCTTATATGTTTAAAAAATATCTTGGCATTGATCCAATTACTGGTAAACAAAGAGAAACAACTCGCAGAGGTTTCAAAAGCGTTAAAGAAGCAAAATTAGCTTTGTCACGATTAGAAGTTGAAATCGCGGAAAATGGATTAAAACAAAATAAACCAATCAGAACATATTCAGAACTATGCAATGATTGGTTTAATCTTATTTATAAAAAACGAGTTAAAGAAAGTACATTCTGGAACACTAAAACAATTTTTGATACTCATATAATACCTGTATTAGGTCATTTAAAAGTAAATAAAATCACTGTCCAAATGTGTCAACAGTATGCAAATGATTGGTCAGATAGTAGTCCAAAAAGATATAAAAGGTTGATTAATTACGCTGGGATGGTCTTTAAATATGCGGTTTCTATTGGTGAATTAAAAGATAACCCTATGGATAATATTATTATCCCGACTATTGAAGTGGAGGAAAAAAAAGCAAATTTTTTATCTAAAGAAGAATTAGTTTTCTTTTTAGAACAACTCAAACAAAATTGGGATTATAAAAGATTCGCATTTTTCTTTTTGCTTTCTCATACTGGAATGAGAAAAGGCGAAGCTCTTGCCATTCAGTGGCGTGATATTGATTTAAGCAATAAAACTTTAACTATTAACAAGACTTTAGCTGTGGGAAAAAATGGCAGTCTATTAGTGCAGACACCAAAAACTAAAACAAGTATCAGAACAATAGGCTTAGATGATAATACGATTGAAGTTTTAAAACAATGGAAGAAATTTCAAGCTAAGGAATTATCATTATTGCAGTTTATACCTTCAGTGGACCAATTAGTTTTTAGTAAGTCCGATACCAACACATTGTTAGACCCTGGAGCACCTAGAAACTGGTTAGATACTTTTTATAGGAAGTTTCCTACGTTCAAAAGGATAACCGTCCATCAACTAAGACATACACATGCTTCACTTTTATTTATGGCTAAGGCAGATATGAAACAAGTACAATCAAGATTAGGACATTCTAGCCTATCCACAACGTATTCAGTTTATACACACTTATCAGAAGAAATTGAAAAAGACACCGCAAATCTATTTGCCGATTTTATGACTGATAAAAATAATCTGGGTCAAAGTCTGGGTCAAAAAAAATACCCACTCGATTGA
- a CDS encoding helix-turn-helix domain-containing protein, translated as MLKFTLDEVLDKKNISISHLSKITGISRPSLTAIYNNTSRSVNLDFLEEIIDKLDITLNDLIIEKEIYPLTVYNTYKYEDDYEYYNIKILDRETSIFIFDEDIGLISKELYSKKTSSLYKDLGYKKEDPIYHEFHEQLFYLVCNPTSDNFDDIVMGSAKLIELVNIIGPKQLYSLLTKIISKGPNMKRFNKELPLAIIPLTTGKTYFFGFSKNEIVQTPLEINDEKKYRKVEFQNQRRSKSKIYY; from the coding sequence ATGCTAAAATTTACATTGGATGAAGTTTTAGATAAAAAAAATATTTCTATATCTCACTTATCAAAAATAACTGGTATATCCAGGCCTTCGCTAACTGCTATTTATAATAATACTAGTAGATCTGTCAACCTTGATTTTTTAGAAGAAATAATTGATAAACTCGATATAACATTAAACGATTTAATTATAGAAAAAGAAATCTATCCTTTAACGGTATACAACACCTATAAATATGAAGATGATTATGAATACTATAATATTAAAATTTTAGATAGGGAAACATCGATTTTTATTTTTGATGAAGATATAGGTTTGATTTCTAAAGAATTATATTCAAAAAAGACGTCATCTTTATATAAAGATTTAGGATATAAAAAAGAAGACCCCATTTATCATGAGTTTCATGAACAATTATTTTATTTAGTTTGCAATCCCACTTCTGATAATTTCGATGATATTGTAATGGGGAGTGCAAAATTAATTGAATTAGTTAATATAATTGGGCCAAAACAATTATATTCTTTACTTACAAAAATAATTAGTAAAGGTCCAAATATGAAAAGATTTAATAAAGAATTACCTTTAGCTATAATTCCATTAACTACTGGAAAGACCTATTTCTTCGGATTTTCTAAAAATGAAATAGTGCAAACTCCTCTAGAAATTAATGATGAAAAGAAATATAGAAAAGTTGAATTTCAAAATCAGAGAAGATCAAAGAGTAAAATATATTATTAA
- a CDS encoding DNA-binding protein has translation MQVFLSEEQTNELRSYIYEITKESIEVAQKNAGLDKPFLKQKYMAEYLGISVNSLKKLEAEGLPSITLDGLKLYSKEEVAQWVLSHQK, from the coding sequence ATGCAGGTCTTTTTATCAGAAGAACAAACTAATGAATTAAGAAGTTACATTTATGAAATTACTAAAGAAAGTATTGAAGTAGCTCAAAAAAATGCTGGTTTAGATAAACCATTCTTAAAACAAAAGTACATGGCGGAATATCTAGGAATATCAGTTAATTCATTGAAGAAGTTAGAGGCAGAGGGGTTACCAAGTATTACATTAGATGGATTAAAATTATATTCAAAAGAAGAAGTAGCACAATGGGTATTAAGTCACCAAAAATAA
- a CDS encoding phage/plasmid primase, P4 family, whose translation MYHLKNMADIREKTISRYLIPVNNGIFNLQTKTLEAFSYKKVFTSKIATNYVKPKNKPIIDGWDVDEWMKSIANNDTEIEYLLWQVISASLNGNFSRRQSLWLVGSGNNGKGTYQALIKHLVGSKNIATLKLPDFQGRFNLSLLEEKVVCIGDDVPAGVYIDDSSNFNSVVTGDDVMVEEKNKPAYSTNFQMTIIQSTNSMPKIHNKTEGTYRRIVIVPFSANFRGQGDNWKIKDEYIKNKNVLEYVLFKAINMDFERFTVPSESERLMKDYKQVNDPMVDFKENVFDNLNLNKIPFYIVYGYYKEFCHDNNFQPMSKIKFSKEFESLLDDGWSKYSKKYSKGEINNLPNKPYNIDYPIHGKTYMYYINERLKVM comes from the coding sequence ATTTATCATCTTAAAAATATGGCAGACATTAGAGAAAAAACTATTTCAAGATATTTAATTCCAGTCAATAATGGAATATTTAATCTACAAACAAAAACATTAGAAGCATTTAGTTATAAGAAAGTGTTTACGTCTAAGATTGCTACAAACTATGTTAAACCTAAAAACAAACCAATTATTGACGGCTGGGATGTTGATGAATGGATGAAGTCAATCGCTAATAACGATACTGAAATAGAGTATCTGTTATGGCAAGTGATAAGTGCTTCGTTAAATGGAAACTTTTCAAGAAGGCAATCATTATGGCTAGTGGGTAGTGGTAACAATGGTAAAGGAACTTACCAAGCATTAATAAAGCATTTAGTTGGGAGTAAGAATATAGCAACCTTAAAACTTCCCGACTTTCAAGGTAGGTTTAATTTATCACTACTAGAAGAAAAAGTAGTCTGTATTGGTGATGATGTTCCTGCAGGTGTTTATATAGATGATAGTTCAAACTTTAATTCTGTTGTGACTGGTGATGATGTCATGGTAGAAGAAAAGAATAAGCCAGCGTATAGCACCAATTTTCAAATGACGATTATTCAATCAACAAATAGTATGCCAAAGATACACAACAAGACTGAGGGAACGTATAGAAGAATTGTGATAGTTCCTTTCTCAGCTAATTTTAGGGGACAAGGCGATAACTGGAAGATTAAAGACGAGTATATTAAAAATAAGAATGTTTTAGAGTATGTACTATTTAAAGCTATAAACATGGACTTTGAGCGATTTACCGTACCAAGTGAATCAGAAAGACTAATGAAAGATTATAAACAAGTCAATGATCCAATGGTTGATTTTAAAGAAAATGTTTTTGACAATTTAAATCTTAATAAGATACCTTTCTATATTGTTTACGGATATTATAAAGAGTTTTGTCACGATAATAATTTTCAACCAATGAGTAAGATTAAATTTTCAAAAGAGTTTGAAAGTTTACTGGATGATGGATGGTCTAAGTATAGTAAAAAGTATTCTAAAGGTGAAATTAATAATTTGCCTAACAAACCATACAATATTGATTATCCAATTCATGGTAAAACTTATATGTATTATATAAATGAAAGATTAAAAGTAATGTAG